In Nakaseomyces glabratus chromosome I, complete sequence, the sequence TTCCAAACAATGAATAGATTATACAGAAGCTTCGATTTTCCATCAATTATATGATTTCGTGCGGTACTTTCTTAGTaggaagtgaaaaaaaacactaCACAAAATCAAATCAGAATTTGAACCTTCGGTGATATAATCCTggtcaaaaaaaattgacttgaaaatttaattgaaaaaaaaatcttgTAGGGCATCATACAATAAGGATAACAATAGTGGGATGAACAGCAATAGCAAGCAACTTTTGAGTTGTTTTTTAGTGCAACGCCAATAGTACCAGAGTTTAAACGTATATCTTATAGCTAAGTCgcacaaaaagaaatactaGTCTtgaaaatagaagaaaaaataaaaaaagcCACCGTTCTATTCCGCgatcttttattttaaaaaacacatatatataagtaCTAGACTTGACTTGCTTTTGACTCACTGCAGATTTGTTACACAGAAAGCAAATCATACAAGAGTATCTGCTCCCACAAAAGTATCTGTTCACACAAAGGCATCTGTTTTTATACAAAACAGCACTACACTTTTTGCACTTttcattaatataataatataacacagataaaaaggaaaaagacCCCCAACAGATAATcttaacaaaaaattacaaatgGTGGATCAAGAATCATTGGTTTCGTTTTCTTCAGAGACTTCGCAGTCCATCAACAGTGATATCGACATCGAGTCGCAGCAACAGCCAAGACAATATATTCCTAGCAATGAAAAAGATGGTAACAAAGAAAGACTACATCTAACACGTACCGAAACGGTAAAATCATTGCAAGAAATGGGTATGACTCAGGATGCTCCAATCCCTGATGTTAACGCCCCTCAAACTACCACCAAAAACGCTATCTTCCCAGAAGAGTACACAATGGAGACACCAACAGGTTTGGTTCCCGTGGCTACTTTGCAATCGCTGGGTAGAACATCTACAGCTATCTCTAAATCTAGGACAAGACAGATCGAGAGGTCTGTCTCTCGTCGTAGTCAGAATATCGCAGCTTCAAGCAACTCGTCAAACAAggaagaacttgaagatgaggaagaagtCTCTAGCGATATGTCAAATCAACAACCTGAACTTGACCCAGAGATTGAGTTTGTTACATTTGTGACCGGTGATCCAACAAACCCTCATAACTGGCCACTGTGGATCCGTTGGGCTTACACAGTCATCTTATCCTGCCTGGTCATCTGTGTTGCTTACGGTTCTGCTTGTATCACAGGTGGTCTATTTACTGTTCAAGAGCAATACCACGTTGGTTTAGAAGCTGCTATTCTATCTTGTTCCTTAATGGTTATCGGTTTCTCCTTGGGTCCATTGATCTGGTCGCCAGTCAGTGATCTTTACGGTAGACGTTTGGCTTACTTCATCTCTATGGGTCTATACACTATCTTTAACATTCCATGCGCTTTATCGCCTAATTTGGGTGGTCTATTGGTTTGTAGATTTTTATGTGGTGTGTTCTCTTCCTCAGGTTTGTGTCTAGTTGGTGGTTCCATTGCCGATATGTTCCCAAGTGAAACGAGAGGTAGAGCTATTGCTTTCTTCGCTTTCGCTCCATACACAGGCCCTATCATCGGTCCACTTGTTAACGGATTTGTTTCAGTTTGTACCAGAAGAATggatttgattttttggATCAACATGGCCTTCGCTGGTGTTATGTGGATCATTGTCGCATTCATTCCTGAAACATACGCTCCTGTTATCTTGAAATGGCGTGCAGCTAAATTAAGAAAGGAAACTGGTAATCCAAAGATTATGACAGAACAAGAAGCACAAGGTGTTTCCGTCAATGAAATGATGAAAGCTTGTTTGATCAGACCACTATATTTTGCAGTCACTGAGCCTGTTCTAGACTTAACTTGTTTCTACGTCTGTCTAATTTACTCTCTACTGTatgctttcttctttgcaTTCCCAGTGGTCTTCGGTGAACTTTATGGTTACAAAGATAATTTAATCGGTTTAATGTTTATCCCAATTCTAATCGGTGCTACCATGGCATTAGCAACTACATTCTATTGTGAAAACGAGTACCTGAAATTGGtgaaaaagagaaagcCTACGCCAGAAGATCGTTTGTTCGGTGCCATGATTGGTGCACCTTTCGCTGCTGCTGCATTGTGGATCCTTGGTGCTACTTCTTATAAGCATATTATATGGGTTGGTCCTGCTTCTTCTGGTCTAGCTTTTGGTTATGGTATGGTGTTGATTTACTATTCCTTGAACAACTACATTATTGATTGTTATGTTCAATATGCCTCAAGTGCTTTGGCTACTAAGGTTTTCTTAAGATCCGCCGGTGGTGCTGCTTTCCCATTATTTACTAATCAGATGTACCATAAATTGGGTCTTCAATGGGCAAGTTGGTTGTTGGCTTTTATTTCAACTGCTATGATTTTGCTACCATTCGGTTTCTATTATTACGGTAAGACGTTGAGACACAAACTTTCAAAGAAAGACTACTCTATCGATACCATTGAAGGATACTAatcaacaaataaaaaaagggTTTTTTAACAAAGcagcatttgaaaatttgatTGGTAGTGAGTTCAGTGCGATACATTTCAGGTTTAAAATGCATTTTTcgtattttatttaatacTTCAATTTGGGCTAATATTTGCATTTCAATACAAGGTACCATTATCTCCAGTCTAATGGACTTGTGAGTATAGTATCTTCTTTAATATCCattctttttgattttcctGTTTATTCTTATAGATTAATTTATACTACTGTGTTATTTTAACTTTACtcaattaatatttatgaCTTAATTATGATAGATGAAAATGTTATTATTCAGGTATTCTTGCGCGGGGTCTTACAAATACTATGGCCAGTTTAAGCGATtgaatttttaaattttcttAGCCACCGGCTCATCCATCAGTCTATAAAATTTCCAATGATATTTATAGTTAGTATTTCATTCAGATCTATAAAGCTATAGATTATTGCTTTAAAAAATTGTTCAGATATTATTTATACTATGACATTTCTACatcttcgtcttcatcaCTCTTTTTGGAAATACCAGTTTTTATTAgtaattgttttatttcagCTGGTTTAAATATCTTCTGCTCAAATTCCTCTGTTTCacccttcttctttaaagTTGCAAACTCTAATCTGTCATATGTAAGTGAGCTGCTGTCTGTTGTTTTTGATAGGGTCTTCAATGCTAGTTCTACAGCGTCATCCAAAGTCATTTCATCCTTGTAGTCCATCTGTAGCAATGTTTGTGCAGCTGATGTGTTGGCACCTACACTGATAGCCTTCCAGCCAGTGTAGTTACCAGATGGATTTGATGTGTACAATTGGTAACCATATCTATCATCATAGCCAGCGTAAATGAAAGAGACACCATATGGACGCAAACCACCGTATTGAGTGTAACCTTGTTTAATATCACTTAACTTTCTCACAAGCATCTCTACTGGGATTTCCTCATTGTACGTCTTTAAGTAGTTTTGTGCATGTATTCTGGCAGTATTTATCAGTATTTCAGCATCTGCCGTCAAACCAGCTACAGCAACAGTGGTTCTGTCATTAAGCTTATATAGTTTTTCCGTGGAAGTATCCTGTTCCAGCAAAGTACTCGTAACTTTCCGCTCAGCAGCTAAAACTATACCTTCCGAAGTCATAATACCAATTGCTGTACCTGCATGCGAAATAGACTCCAAAGCATACTCAACTTGGTACAATCTACCTTCTGGAGAAAAAATCGTAGTTCTCGAATCGTATCTTCTTGAACCCATTGTGTTACTATTACCAGTCCTCTTGGTTTATCAATTGCCCTGTTTCCACTAAACCTTATGACCACAGAAAAAATAGTCAATGCCCAATACTATAGCCTCTGAACAAGTTCCACTTGATTTCAAACTTGTCCAACTAAGATGTTGCTAATCGTGAACTACCGTTTCCTGTCTTCATTTCAACTATAACGTCCTATTTTCGTTGTTTCTGCAGAAACCCCTGCCTTCCGATGGGCCTTTGCCATTTCCGCAAAATGTTGCCACCAATTAGCAAGTCGTTTTCGGTGATCTTAGTATGTGCCAGTATACCAAGTTACATGAGTAAAGGAAAATGCAATGTTTGTTGTGTGGAAGTTTATATAGTATGTAAAATGCTAAAATTAAATAGTTGAAATGGGTCAATTGTTGTTTATATTAGATGCTCTGCCCTTTCAAAGAGGAGATGGAAAGGTATTGGTCTTTCCTGTTCGGGTAATGGAAGTATCTTGGTACCCTTGTATATGACTTTGCGACCGATTTGTGGTGGTTGAACGCTAGTCTCTTCGACAGTCTCCAAAAATGTACTCAGGGCGTCAGTCGCGtttgaattttttgttgagCTAGTTAGGGAAGTATTTATAGTATCATCAAGCGGTATCGAGTCGGTTGCTGCTGGTTCATTTATGTTGCCAGAAGTTTGCAGTTCACTCTCGTTTATAGGTTCCAAGCTATCTTGTATATCAAATTCATGTGCCTCTTgttttagaaaaaaaaacagctCTTTTGCTTCAGGTATCAGAGATATCCAATTTACTAATAGAGTTTGGAGCTCAACTGTGTATTCACTTTTGGAGACATCCATTTGGCCAGCTCTCACAAGCGTCTTAACCATGTTGCATATCAATGTAACAATGCCAACAGCATATGAagatatatattcattgtCCTCATCAGCATTGTCATCGTAATTATCAATTTCAGTGCCGTTGGATTCAAATGATTTTGCCGATAACGACACTGTTGCATTTAGGAAGAATTCTTGCAATAACATTTGCTTTTCAATAGAGGATAAAGCTACCGTACCTAGTCTTGAAAATCCGCATTTCCCTGTACTAGATTTCTTATTGTTGTCGCCATTAGCATCTCCATCTGAGAATCCCACTCTATAGCCCATTACCAATTCAAAAATGTAATGTATCAGGGGAAATGTGATGTTTATGTGCGTTAAAAACCATATCAAGACTCTTCTGTATCCCACTATCATTAGAAGCTCATCCATCAAACCACATGCCAATTCAGTATCCTGATATAGCATTTTAGCAAAATTGTTTGATGAACTAATTTGATCATAAATTTCATCTACTGTtaattttgatttattgACATCCCCATTGGCTAATGGTAGTTGTGACATTCCATGATAGATAACCATGCGATCCTGTTCTTCCCTAATGCAAGAGGCTACTAACTGAATAAGACGATTAGACTCTGATATATCCAACACGGAATTAACAGCTTTAGAAAAATACGAAGCAAACTCAGAAGATGAACATTCCTGAACGAAAacaaactcaccgttgtAGTATAAGTTTTCCCCTCGCGGTATATCTCTCCAGTCTTTACCACCATAGTTAAAGTCAAAAAAGCTACGCATCCTGACCGTAAACGGCTCTGGCTGTGatataattttaattttatcattttcatctttagTTGATATTGCATTATTTTCTAATTCCATATCTGTTATTAGGGATTGGTGGTCTATTGTGCTTTCATCCATTATTTTATCATCTTCGAAGACACAATTACACCTTCTAAAGATTGGAGCTGGCCTTACTCCATCACTTTCATTATCGGCTTTCTCGTCCATATCCTCAGAATCAGATACCAAATTGTAATCCTCGTATTCATAGTCAAACATATACTCgacatcttcatcaaaacGATCACCAGGCTGTAAATCTGTCAGTAAATTTGTTATGTCATCGAGCTCTACTCCGTTCTCTACGAATATTTTGGTGGATACACGCATATCCGCATAAAGGGAGCCACTACATAATTTTCTTCCATGAGGTGACATGAAGGTGTTAATTGGCTCATGTTTGAAATCATGttcattattttctatttgtCTGTTTAATATTGTTGTTAATGCAGCCCGAAAAGCTGATGCACCCCTAACAGTTGCCCTTATCATTAAAGGCGTTTCTTCGGAGTcattttgttcttcaattctATCCACTTGCAGCCCCAAAAAGATAATTTTTGTAATATATTTCcaaacagaaaataattCGAACAGAAAGGGGTTATTTTGTATTGGCTGGTCTTCGtataatttataaattGCGTAAACCGACAAAATATCAATCATATAAAGCAATTCTAGATCTTGGgtattcaaattttttggtaTCCAATATTCAAGAGTCTGCCTCCAATCATTACCTTCTTCGAAATTTCCGATATTATTAAGTGTATCATAGCTGCTGCAATGTAACTTTTTTAAACTTTTCCATACGATCTTAATTAAGTTGAAGCCACATAAATATTTCCAATCATAATTCCGTGCTTTACCAGATTTAATCAATGCAGGATGAACTAGGCCTGTATACAAACCATGAAGGAGATCAATTGATATGATATGAGTGTCGTTTGGGGTAGGTTGTGTCAAAGGATCTACCAATCCCGCTAAAGTTTTGAATTGCATCTCCAAGTATGGTGCTAAAGTATTTCTTTGGCTAAGTCCCAGAAATTCAAAGAGAATGCTGTGCCGTAACATACTGTCcttcattatatttggaacttcttgaagcccattttcattgatatCAAATGAAAGTATAACTTCTTCCTCATTATCAGCCTTATGGTTGTTTGGGGTTAAGCTCCTCAAAGTACCTTGCTCCCATTTATAATCTCCTCTCTCTATGGCAGAACTGATATCCTTGACTTTGTTTATTCTGCCAGACTGGAGTAATATTGCTTCGATATCATCAGTAGTAACATAGCGTTCAAATTCGAGCAAAACATCTAGCAACGACTCATCAAACTGGCATAATGCATTTTCATCGTCTGTAATTTCGTACCTTAAATACGATTGATTATACTCAGTTACTCTATCGTACAGATGTAATGTCATAGTGAAAAAGTTCATGTGTTTACCGATGGTGGATTGGATAGCTATTgctatttttgattttatgtTACTCTGTGCAGCATAAAGATACTCTTCTAATATATTGAACTCTTCTGACAGCAAGAACCTATGCTTAATGTTGTTATTGGGACAAGTTAGTAAGAAGGTTAACGGCCGCTTGTAACTTGTCTTGCAATAGTTCCCTAAATCAATATCCACATTTCTGTTCTTAAGTATAAACTGCAATAAATTGTGTAAGTATTCATCTTCCCATTTCCACAACATTTTCAGATGTTCATAGGCGGGGGAATGAAAAAGAGTGTCATCACTATCATTGTGTTCAATTGCAGAGTCCAGTCCtgtatttttaaaaaaatgcaGTATCTTATTGCCAGGTTTTGTTGTGAAGAGAGCTATGGTGAGGAGCTCATAGAAAAAATTATCTTCAAAGCGGGGCCTTGAATAGCTCGTTGTGCTCAAGTCTTCATCACgatatattttttccaAGTATTCAAAAGGAATGACATCAAACTTGTGAGCTCGATAACTTTGTTTTTCAAGTATGTAAGATGGATCCATTTCTGAAAAGTAGGTATAAAATAATCTTCGAAGCACATCGGGAACCTTCGGCAGCCTTTCGCCCTGGCTTCTATTCACCAATTCTCTCAAAAGCAGGCCTAAATCATTAGTGGGTGGGTTCTTTTCCGCTTCAACTATTTCAGCATCGTTATCCTCCGTTTTAGGTACTTGAGAGTTCTtagatttcttctttttcccCATTACCCTTTAATGTGCTTTCTTAAAgatgaaatatatatcggaaaatttaatgaaaatagcAAACTCCGGCTTTTTTGTGAGTATTCCACAATTACTGGTTCCGTATTACCACTTGTTTGTTAAAGTCCAGCTGATCGGAAGACGCTAGTGTTAATACTCAGTAATCTGAATTGCCCTAACGATAATAGGTTTTGCCACTATCAAACGGAATACAGGTGTATTAGATGTAAATGTTCACTGTACTATCAGATCACAACAGAAATCAGTGTAAATATATGTACCAACTGTTAAGACAGATAGAACAGTCCTTCACTATACCATTTAACCATTCAAACCATGCGATGGCCCTCTCTAGGAATAAATACAGTTTCTCGACTAGACTTGCTGCGGACGAATAAAAGCCGGAAGTGAAGAAAACACCGACTTTTTACCCGGACGTACCTGTAACGACACTGTGAGACAGCTATATCGCATAATAATACTCGAATAATGAGTGTAGTTGCAGGCTAAGTGTTTGGCAGACCATCCTTGTGAATCATGGTGAGTCGATTTCAGTGAGGAAGTACCTGATAATGCCATTGTATGCGCTCATGTCGTTGTTTTTGAGGATGTTTGCCATGTCGACGTCCAGTGGTGAGTCTGGCACCGGTTCTTGGAGTAGTATATGTATTGCTTGGACTACATGCAGGATATCCCAGATCGGCGACCACCCTTCTGGTTTCAGTATATCCAAACAGATCTCGCCCGTTCTCCTATCCACATTGCAATGCGGAGGGACTCGGATACCTGCCTTCGCATCAGATACAAATTTGATAGTAGGTGGTACCATAGGGTAACTGGCGGGTACTTCTATTGCCAATTTGAACTCATACGGGTAATAAGGTGTCTCTGCTGGGCCTTTGATCACAGCGAACCACCGAGACAGATCAGAGTCATCTACTGGTGCAAGGTCCACTAGAAATTCAGAGTCCCCGTGCTCCAGTGCCTTCCTTATCTTCAGCAGTTCTTTACTAATTCTTGCCATCAAGTGTTCTTTAAAATGATTGTGTAGTCTTGGAGCAACAGTCTCTCTAACCAATGGAGTTCAACACACTTTTAATGACTATATACTAGTCATACTGCTCAAGCTATTGCATCTTTAGAAGCTCATCTCTCATTTGACGGGTTTCTGCCTGTGGAGCTTCCCTTTTTTAACAGGCAGCGAAGAATTGCAATAACGGAGGCAAAACGTAGCCATAGAGAAGTATTGTCTGTATATATCCACTTGTGGAGGGAAAGGTTGCTTATACAATTTAGTCTACATTGAGCAAAGACACTGAGAATAGTGGGACAAGCTCTGTATCTAATATCTGTACTGGAGAGAAAAAGATATGTCGCAACAAGCTAATAATTTTGTGAGATTGATCACTAAGGTGGCCATCCCTGTGGGTATTGCAGTGTCTGGGTTGCAGTACTCTATGTATGATGTGCAAGGTGGTTCTCGTGGTGTTATCTTTGACAGGCTACAAGGTGTAAAGTCTGACGTCGTTGGCGAAGGCACTCACTTCCTGGTTCCGTGGCTGCAGAAGGCGATCATATATGATGTGAGGACGAAGCCCAAGAGCATTGCCACCAACACTGGTACCAAGGACTTGCAGATGGTGTCCCTGACCCTGAGGGTGTTGCACAGGCCGGATGTGATGCAATTGCCGCTTATATACCAGAACCTAGGTCTGGACTACGACGAGAGGGTTCTGCCCTCCATCGGTAACGAGGTTCTGAAGTCGATCGTGGCCCAGTTTGATGCAGCTGAGCTGATCACCCAGAGAGAGATTGTGTCGCAGAAGATCAGGCAGGAGCTGTCCAACAGAGCCAACGAGTTCGGCATCCGTCTGGAGGACGTCTCCATAACGCACATGACGTTTGGTCCCGAGTTCACGAAGGCCGTTGAGCAGAAGCAGATTGCGCAGCAGGACGCTGAGCGTGCCAGGTTCCTGGTGGAGAAGGCCGAGCAAGAGAGGCAGGCGAGTGTTATCCGTGCTGAGGGTGAAGCTGAGAGTGCCGAGTACATCTCCAAGGCCTTGAGCAAAGTTGGTGACGGTCTGTTGCTGATCAGACGGTTGGAAGCGTCCAAGGAGATTGCGCAGACGTTGGCCAACTCTAACAACATTACCTACTTGCCTAGCAACCATGCAGGCGGTGACAAGGACGACAAGGGGAGTCCCAACACGTTGCTGTTGAACCTCGGCAGGTCGTGAAGGGGATGTTACTTTTTTTATCTACACTATGTAAATACCACAactaaaatataaaatatgtaTTACTTGAGAGTTAAAATCAATATTCAGACCTAAAAACTAATTGAGCTAGATTCCAAAGCAAAACCTTGTACTGCCCCCAggaaaaacaataaaagcaaaaacaaaaaataatagaaatttaaatttgattaaaaattaatacCTTTAGATAAGAGAATATAACATATAGATTGTTTAAAAAgggataaaaaaaaattgaacttTAAAAAGATATGCCTATGTCCCTCTGTTCCCCCCGCGAGTTCAGATTAGCTTAGCGATGGGATGAGGTCATAGCACTACCTTGAGAGAAAAATTTTGCTGGAGCTGAGGAATGTACCAGAGAGGCAAGGAAATTAGAAGtttgataaattgaaataaaaagacCACATCCTTGAATGTGATAAGGGTATTTGTGAATAGTTCAATACAACTTTGGGCTCCTTGAGGGGACACTCCCCTTTTcaacagcaaaaaaaaaaaacaggCGATAGAAGtagaaaaacaaaaacaaaagaaacaatgaGGGGGAGTAGTGGATTTGATTATATGTGTATATGCACCAGTGTATCCCGCCTCTTGTTCATGTGTTTTTCAGTACAGTCCGGGGCATCGAGGTGTTTTAGACCTGGGAGATGGATGGGACGCCGACCTCGGTGTGGTGCTTTCTTCTTAGCTTAGCACCGAAGGCACCGTTGGAGACGACAGATACGATGGACATGATCATCTTAGCCAAGAAGATGGCCATGGAGAAGTAGAAGAAGGCGACTAGGGCCTGGGCCTGTCTGCATCTGGTGCCGGAGCCCTGGACGATCTTGGTCTCTCTTTCCAGGTACCTCTTGTTGTTACAGGAGTGGGCTCTGATACCGACTGCAAGGACTGTACCAGCGGTGAAGGTGAACACGAAGTTCAAGAAGTCCAGGACGAACAGGACCAGAGGCCAAGCCAATGGCTCGAAGAAGTTAGCGAAGATACCGTAGAGGGAGTCGGTAGCGATACCGTACGCAGCGGCAAACAGACAGAAGTTGACACGGGAGGAGTGTCTCTTCCTGGTGTTGATCAGCGACGAGGCCAGACCAATACAGATAATCAGGAAAACAGCATTAACTATACGCAAAAGGTTGTCAGCAACAGAAAGCATTGtaactttttttatttttaatttgtgGTTTGGTTGTTATCCTGCTTTTCCACATATCCTTTTTGCAATAGCAATCCTCATCCCcgttatatataaaaaattttttttcttctccagGGGGtagttgttattgttttccCTATTTCTATTGCACAATAGGATCCACACGGACAGttgcaaagaaaattaCGTTATATAGTGGTGTACGGGTTACCCACTCCGAGTGCCGAGGCATCTCCTATTGCAGAGTGCAGTGTAGCGTTGTAGTGTTGTAGCACAGTCTGTATTGCAGTGTAGCACAGTATATTACACAGCGATGTCCATCCgtatttgaatttgaattgTATTTGAATTGTATTGTGTGTGTACTGCTACTGCTACTGCTGCTGCTACTGCTGTACCCCCCGACCCCCTATCCCGCAGCACCCCTTACTTCCCCTTTCGGGCATACACTCGCGTTTGTCCCCCTCTTCTCTGTTCTCTCTTCTCTCTTGTCTCTTCTGTCTTTGTCTCTTCTCTCTTGTCTTCTACGTCTCCCCGGACCGAGTATCCCGGGCAGGGTAAGCGGTGCGGGTGAGGCTACAGCCATCCGCAGTGCCAGTTGGTGCCAGTGCTACACAGAGTACACAGAGTGCCTTGTACCACACTTGTACCACCGTTATACTACCCTTGTACCACCCTTGTACCACCCTTGTACCACCAGTAGGTGCTACTCTGCCTGCTGATCGTCGCCCAGTATCCCCCCCCCTTCGACTCCCAGATTCATATAAAAGTATTACACTCTTCAAATCACTTGCCAATGCCCAAAAGTTGAAAGAACCAAAACAATGTCTTTCAAAAGTGACGACCCTATCGGCAGGTTGCTGCAGGAAGGCTCCcaggagaagaagaagtccATCCTCACCAGATCAGTAGAAGATACAGGCTTCGTGTCCCCCTTCAGAAGAGGCCTCACTTCTGCCTCTGCCGCTGCCTCTGTATCAGCTTCCGCTTCCGCTTCCAGACACAGAAGGTTCTCAAACGACTCCAGCGACTCGGACTCAGACTCCAGAGATGCTCACAATGCCGCCAGCGGTGGCAGGAGCGACTCCTCCCGCAGCGACTCCTCCAGCGACTCAGACAACGAGCAGAAGATCGCTGTGAACCCCTTCACAAACAAGCCAGCCTACAACAAGAACGCAAAGCAGATGAAGTTCCCCACCGTCAGCGCTACCTCTGCGCTCGCCAACCAGGACCCCAAGGAGCTCGGCTTCAAGACCCTCGACAAGTCCACCAAGCGCGCCAAGGACATAAAGTTCCCCGTCTACCTGACCGAGAACGAGTTCAGACAGCAGACCATCCTGAAGGAGCTGGAGCTCAAGGAGGGAAAGCTGCAGTACTTGAAGGACAGCCAGAAGATCATAGACCTCACCATAAGACAGCCTGACTCCGACGAAGAACAGCAGGACGAGCAGGACGAACAGGACGACACAGAGGTCGAGGACAACGTCGATGCCGAAAACCAGCAAGCCCACACTAAGGACAACGACACCATCACCGACAAGGAGGACATGGCCTCCCAGGACGCCCCAGAAAAGGAAATGTCCCCAAGAGAGGACTCCTTGCCTCACCCAGACGCCGCAGAAACAAAGATCATGCAACACAAGGACATCGACGCACCAAAATTGCAAGAGAGAAAGCCAACCCCAGATGTCGATGTCGCCGCCGAACAAGCGGAAGAAGTCGCTGAAACTGACGGCGACGTCGATGCAAAAGAAGTCGATGCGGAAGCCGGTGCGGAAGCCGATGCCGAAGCCAAGGCTGCTGACGCTGTTATGGACTCAGAAGCTGAACCAGAATCTCAGGAAAAAATGGCTCCATCAGTTAAGGACACCTCTTCTGCTCTTGCTAGCGAGGACTTGGAAAGTTACATGACTGTTGAAACCCCTCAACCATACGATAAGGTCCCAAGAATTCCTTACACTGAACAACCAGAATCCGGTAAAAAGTTCAgctctttcttcaagagAAATGACAATGCAGGCCACCCAGTTATCACTGACGTCCCTGTGATTCCAGATCAGAGCCAACTCGATTTCCCAATTGCTACTCCTGAAAACCCTGAATTGATCGCAAAGACCGAGGAATACGGTTATATGTCTAAGCCTATCTACGATAAGGTGGTCTATGATGAGACCAACCATAGACGTTGGTTAAAGGGTTTCAAGAAATCCGAAAAGGCCAAGTACGATGACAAGATGGAAGAGTACAACAATGAGTTGGAAGAACTTCAG encodes:
- the FHN1 gene encoding Fhn1p (CAGL0I10494g~Ortholog(s) have role in eisosome assembly, plasma membrane organization, protein localization to plasma membrane and Golgi apparatus, eisosome, growing cell tip, membrane raft, plasma membrane localization): MLSVADNLLRIVNAVFLIICIGLASSLINTRKRHSSRVNFCLFAAAYGIATDSLYGIFANFFEPLAWPLVLFVLDFLNFVFTFTAGTVLAVGIRAHSCNNKRYLERETKIVQGSGTRCRQAQALVAFFYFSMAIFLAKMIMSIVSVVSNGAFGAKLRRKHHTEVGVPSISQV
- the PHB1 gene encoding prohibitin subunit PHB1 (CAGL0I10472g~Ortholog(s) have role in inner mitochondrial membrane organization, mitochondrion inheritance, mitochondrion morphogenesis, negative regulation of proteolysis, protein folding, replicative cell aging) is translated as MSQQANNFVRLITKVAIPVGIAVSGLQYSMYDVQGGSRGVIFDRLQGVKSDVVGEGTHFLVPWLQKAIIYDVRTKPKSIATNTGTKDLQMVSLTLRVLHRPDVMQLPLIYQNLGLDYDERVLPSIGNEVLKSIVAQFDAAELITQREIVSQKIRQELSNRANEFGIRLEDVSITHMTFGPEFTKAVEQKQIAQQDAERARFLVEKAEQERQASVIRAEGEAESAEYISKALSKVGDGLLLIRRLEASKEIAQTLANSNNITYLPSNHAGGDKDDKGSPNTLLLNLGRS
- the PEX4 gene encoding E2 ubiquitin-protein ligase peroxin 4 (CAGL0I10450g~Ortholog(s) have ubiquitin-protein transferase activity, role in protein autoubiquitination, protein import into peroxisome matrix, receptor recycling, protein monoubiquitination and peroxisome localization): MARISKELLKIRKALEHGDSEFLVDLAPVDDSDLSRWFAVIKGPAETPYYPYEFKLAIEVPASYPMVPPTIKFVSDAKAGIRVPPHCNVDRRTGEICLDILKPEGWSPIWDILHVVQAIHILLQEPVPDSPLDVDMANILKNNDMSAYNGIIRYFLTEIDSP
- a CDS encoding uncharacterized protein (CAGL0I10516g~Ortholog(s) have role in fungal-type cell wall organization, pathogenesis and cytoplasm, eisosome, integral component of plasma membrane, membrane raft localization), which produces MSFKSDDPIGRLLQEGSQEKKKSILTRSVEDTGFVSPFRRGLTSASAAASVSASASASRHRRFSNDSSDSDSDSRDAHNAASGGRSDSSRSDSSSDSDNEQKIAVNPFTNKPAYNKNAKQMKFPTVSATSALANQDPKELGFKTLDKSTKRAKDIKFPVYLTENEFRQQTILKELELKEGKLQYLKDSQKIIDLTIRQPDSDEEQQDEQDEQDDTEVEDNVDAENQQAHTKDNDTITDKEDMASQDAPEKEMSPREDSLPHPDAAETKIMQHKDIDAPKLQERKPTPDVDVAAEQAEEVAETDGDVDAKEVDAEAGAEADAEAKAADAVMDSEAEPESQEKMAPSVKDTSSALASEDLESYMTVETPQPYDKVPRIPYTEQPESGKKFSSFFKRNDNAGHPVITDVPVIPDQSQLDFPIATPENPELIAKTEEYGYMSKPIYDKVVYDETNHRRWLKGFKKSEKAKYDDKMEEYNNELEELQKEIDMINESMENLKKETADKIEVSENNLVKKIFERNTLHNEQKNKIFKETENIKNQKIQQKKEILDKHAVVQDEITQLNDRKKEVREEFDKWTTNMTTLGQQLDAKIMKVTQITMKQDETQKEIEKLETQKKEYQAQIDAAKKEHEEGQKVVESYENKEYLPKIHTIDNQISELLNELAIIKQENANEQTELSKITKELEEERRAHEEKLKLEAEERERQEKNLLEKQRLELEEKAEQQKREHEEQVRKMKEQYENELNNVKKQKESLETEKLVEEHNRNENIKKEVLDKQRKQAEAQHAAQTKSIATNAANDMQDNSLYEFKTEEEIMYV